In Chitinivorax tropicus, one genomic interval encodes:
- the secE gene encoding preprotein translocase subunit SecE codes for MEVQDRIKIAAAFAFLVLGIVGYYLLGSASGALGVLSVVAGVLLAGAVALMSSPGKGFVEFAKEAVAEVKKVVWPTRKETIQLTMLVFGFVVALAIFMWIVDGALAWLFYDLFLGRGK; via the coding sequence ATGGAAGTTCAAGACAGAATTAAAATTGCCGCGGCATTTGCCTTTTTGGTGCTGGGTATCGTTGGCTACTACCTGCTTGGTTCTGCATCAGGTGCATTAGGTGTGCTATCTGTTGTTGCTGGTGTCTTGTTGGCTGGTGCTGTTGCGCTGATGAGTTCGCCTGGCAAGGGCTTTGTCGAGTTTGCCAAAGAGGCGGTTGCGGAGGTCAAAAAGGTTGTATGGCCGACGCGCAAAGAGACTATCCAGCTGACAATGCTGGTTTTTGGCTTTGTGGTAGCGCTGGCGATCTTTATGTGGATTGTAGATGGTGCTTTGGCGTGGTTGTTTTATGACTTGTTCTTGGGGCGGGGCAAATAA
- the nusG gene encoding transcription termination/antitermination protein NusG, giving the protein MSKRWYVVHAYSGFEKSVQRALRERIDRSGMADMFGQILVPVEEVMEVRSGRKSVAERKFFPGYVLVEMVMTDETWHLVKSTPKVTGFVGGSGMKPTPITQKEVDALMQQMQEGVEKPKPKIQFEIGQSVRVTEGPFTDFNGTVEHVDYDKNKLRVSVAIFGRPTPVELEFGQVEKL; this is encoded by the coding sequence ATGTCTAAGCGTTGGTATGTGGTTCATGCCTACTCTGGCTTCGAGAAGAGTGTTCAGCGCGCATTGCGTGAACGTATTGATCGATCTGGCATGGCGGATATGTTCGGTCAAATTCTCGTTCCGGTGGAAGAGGTAATGGAAGTCCGCTCTGGTCGGAAGAGCGTAGCGGAGCGAAAGTTTTTTCCTGGCTATGTGCTGGTTGAGATGGTGATGACCGATGAGACTTGGCATTTGGTGAAGAGTACGCCAAAGGTGACGGGTTTTGTCGGTGGGTCTGGTATGAAGCCAACGCCTATCACACAAAAAGAGGTGGATGCTCTCATGCAGCAGATGCAAGAGGGCGTTGAAAAGCCTAAGCCGAAGATTCAGTTTGAAATTGGCCAGTCTGTTCGTGTGACTGAGGGGCCTTTCACTGATTTTAATGGCACGGTAGAGCATGTTGATTACGACAAGAATAAGCTGCGCGTTTCTGTCGCGATTTTCGGGCGGCCCACCCCTGTGGAATTGGAATTCGGTCAAGTCGAAAAGCTTTGA
- the rplK gene encoding 50S ribosomal protein L11: protein MAKKIIGYIKLQVPAGKANPSPPIGPALGQRGLNIMEFCKAFNAQTQGIEPGLPIPVVITAFADKSFTFIMKTPPASILIKKAAGVQKGSSKPHTDKVGKLNRAQLEEIAKTKQPDLTAADMDAAVRTIAGSARSMGIEVEGV, encoded by the coding sequence GTGGCTAAGAAAATCATCGGCTACATTAAGCTGCAGGTTCCTGCAGGTAAGGCGAATCCTTCGCCCCCGATTGGCCCGGCGCTGGGTCAGCGTGGTTTGAATATTATGGAATTCTGTAAGGCATTTAATGCTCAAACTCAAGGTATTGAGCCAGGTTTGCCAATTCCTGTTGTGATCACTGCTTTTGCGGATAAGAGCTTCACGTTCATCATGAAGACTCCGCCTGCGTCTATTCTCATTAAGAAGGCGGCAGGTGTACAAAAAGGTAGTTCAAAGCCTCATACCGATAAGGTTGGCAAGTTGAATCGCGCTCAGCTTGAAGAAATTGCCAAAACCAAGCAGCCTGACCTGACTGCTGCGGATATGGATGCGGCGGTTCGCACCATCGCTGGATCCGCACGTAGTATGGGTATTGAAGTGGAGGGCGTGTAA
- the rplA gene encoding 50S ribosomal protein L1: MAKVSKRAQLLKAKVDRNKFYAIDEAISLAKETATAKFDESIDVAFNLGVDARKSDQVVRGSVVLPRGTGKTVRVAVFCQGAAVEAAKAAGADIVGFDDLADQIKGGMMDFDVVIASPDAMRIVGQLGQILGPRGLMPNPKVGTVTPNVAEAVKNAKAGQVQYRTDKAGIVMCTIGRASFDAGALRENFNALVDALQKAKPASSKGVYLRKIAVSSTMGIGVRVDTASLVA, encoded by the coding sequence ATGGCTAAGGTTTCTAAGCGTGCTCAGTTGTTGAAGGCTAAAGTGGATCGCAACAAGTTTTATGCGATTGATGAGGCCATCTCATTGGCAAAAGAGACTGCAACTGCAAAGTTTGATGAGTCGATTGATGTTGCGTTCAATCTAGGTGTGGATGCGCGTAAATCTGATCAGGTGGTGCGTGGCTCGGTTGTGTTGCCTCGTGGTACTGGTAAGACTGTCCGCGTGGCAGTTTTCTGCCAGGGCGCTGCGGTGGAAGCTGCTAAAGCAGCAGGCGCAGATATTGTTGGTTTCGATGATCTGGCAGATCAAATCAAGGGTGGTATGATGGACTTTGATGTTGTCATTGCCAGCCCAGATGCTATGCGCATTGTCGGTCAATTGGGTCAGATTCTGGGTCCCCGTGGCTTGATGCCTAACCCTAAGGTGGGTACGGTTACTCCGAATGTCGCGGAGGCGGTGAAGAATGCCAAGGCTGGTCAGGTTCAGTACCGTACCGACAAAGCTGGTATTGTAATGTGCACCATTGGCCGTGCGTCTTTTGATGCGGGTGCATTGCGCGAGAATTTCAATGCGCTGGTTGATGCCTTGCAAAAGGCAAAGCCCGCTAGTTCGAAGGGTGTATATCTGCGTAAAATCGCGGTTTCCAGTACTATGGGTATTGGTGTCCGTGTTGATACGGCCAGTTTGGTTGCTTAA
- the rplJ gene encoding 50S ribosomal protein L10: MSLNLEDKKAVVADVSAVVANAQTIVIAEYRGIEVSSMTKLRAKAREQGVYLRVLKNTLARRAVADTSFAGLADQMVGPLVYGISEDPVAAAKVLHDFAKTDDKIVIKAGAYDGKVMSTAEVAALASIPSREELLSKLLFVMQAPVSGFARAMAALAEKKQAEAA; this comes from the coding sequence TTGAGTCTCAATCTTGAAGATAAAAAGGCGGTCGTAGCTGATGTGTCGGCAGTTGTTGCCAATGCCCAGACTATTGTTATCGCTGAATATCGGGGCATCGAGGTTAGCAGCATGACCAAGTTGCGCGCTAAGGCGCGCGAGCAAGGCGTGTACCTGCGTGTTCTAAAGAATACGCTGGCGCGCCGTGCGGTTGCGGATACCTCGTTTGCCGGTTTGGCTGACCAAATGGTTGGCCCGCTGGTTTACGGTATCTCTGAAGACCCGGTCGCTGCAGCCAAAGTGTTGCACGATTTTGCAAAAACGGATGACAAGATCGTCATTAAGGCTGGCGCATACGATGGCAAGGTAATGTCTACTGCTGAAGTTGCAGCATTGGCATCGATCCCAAGCCGCGAAGAGTTGCTGTCTAAGCTGCTGTTCGTTATGCAGGCACCTGTATCCGGTTTTGCTCGCGCGATGGCCGCTCTGGCCGAGAAAAAGCAAGCAGAAGCTGCTTAA
- the rplL gene encoding 50S ribosomal protein L7/L12 has protein sequence MAITKDDILEAVGAMSVMELNDLVKAFEEKFGVSAAAVAVAGPAAGPAVVEEKTEFDVILTAAGDNKVGVIKVVRAVTGLGLKEAKDLVDGAPKTVKEGANKADAESIKKQLEEAGAKVEIK, from the coding sequence ATGGCTATTACCAAAGACGATATCCTCGAAGCCGTTGGCGCGATGTCTGTTATGGAACTGAACGACTTGGTTAAGGCGTTCGAAGAGAAGTTTGGTGTTTCTGCTGCTGCCGTAGCTGTCGCTGGCCCTGCTGCTGGCCCTGCTGTTGTAGAAGAGAAGACTGAATTCGACGTGATTCTGACCGCTGCTGGCGACAACAAGGTTGGCGTGATCAAGGTTGTACGTGCAGTTACCGGTCTGGGTCTGAAAGAAGCTAAAGATCTGGTTGACGGCGCACCGAAGACTGTTAAGGAAGGCGCGAACAAGGCTGATGCTGAATCGATCAAGAAACAGCTGGAAGAGGCTGGCGCAAAGGTCGAAATCAAGTAA